One Chloroflexota bacterium DNA segment encodes these proteins:
- a CDS encoding SBBP repeat-containing protein, whose protein sequence is MAVDMEGNIIVAGALQGALPGQTQGGIWDAYMRKLSPAGVELWTRQFTNTVSVGVLAVAVDGTGNVIAAGHVQGALPGQTHAGVDDAYVRKFSPAGTELWTRQFGTSGAEQAFGVAADASGNIIVVGGTDGALPGQTNAGADKEDAFVLKFSPAGAELWTSQFGTGAVDRANGVVADMEGNIIVAGRTEGDLPGQTNAGSWDAFVRKFSPAGTELWTRQFGSPGPDEAFGVAVDRTGNIIVAGHLMGTLPGQTKAGYNDAFVQKLSPAGTELWTRQFGSPRSTQAFGVAVDGAGNIFVAGATADALPGQKQVGAYDGFVREYSPAGVELWTRQFSSSSRSVLQPGRNASTTILPSVKPSGVGVDGRGQVIVVGDANGDMLGQTIAGNWDAFVIAWAPS, encoded by the coding sequence GTGGCAGTAGACATGGAAGGGAACATCATCGTTGCGGGCGCTCTACAGGGTGCCCTGCCTGGCCAGACCCAGGGTGGCATATGGGATGCCTATATGCGGAAGCTCAGCCCGGCGGGCGTCGAGCTGTGGACCCGCCAGTTCACCAACACCGTTTCGGTTGGGGTTTTGGCGGTGGCGGTGGATGGAACAGGGAACGTCATCGCGGCGGGCCATGTACAGGGCGCCCTGCCCGGCCAGACCCATGCTGGCGTGGATGACGCCTATGTGCGGAAGTTCAGCCCGGCGGGCACAGAGCTGTGGACCCGCCAGTTCGGCACCTCCGGTGCGGAGCAGGCTTTTGGGGTGGCGGCGGACGCGTCAGGAAACATCATCGTGGTGGGCGGCACAGATGGCGCCCTGCCCGGCCAGACCAACGCTGGCGCTGACAAGGAAGACGCCTTTGTGCTGAAGTTCAGCCCGGCGGGTGCCGAGCTGTGGACCAGCCAGTTCGGCACCGGCGCTGTGGATAGGGCTAATGGGGTGGTGGCAGACATGGAAGGGAACATCATCGTTGCGGGCCGTACAGAGGGCGACCTGCCCGGCCAGACCAACGCTGGCTCCTGGGATGCCTTTGTGCGGAAGTTCAGCCCGGCGGGCACAGAGCTGTGGACCCGCCAGTTCGGCTCCCCCGGTCCGGATGAGGCTTTTGGGGTGGCGGTGGATAGGACAGGAAACATCATCGTGGCGGGCCACCTAATGGGCACCTTGCCTGGCCAGACCAAAGCTGGCTACAATGATGCCTTCGTGCAGAAGCTCAGCCCGGCGGGCACAGAGCTGTGGACCCGCCAGTTCGGCTCCCCCCGTTCTACTCAGGCTTTTGGAGTGGCGGTGGATGGGGCAGGGAACATCTTCGTGGCGGGCGCGACAGCGGACGCCCTGCCCGGCCAGAAACAGGTTGGCGCCTATGATGGCTTTGTGCGGGAGTACAGCCCGGCAGGTGTCGAGCTGTGGACACGCCAGTTCAGCTCCTCTTCTCGCTCAGTTCTCCAACCTGGCCGAAATGCCTCCACAACCATCTTACCCTCTGTTAAGCCTTCTGGGGTGGGAGTGGATGGGAGAGGACAAGTCATCGTGGTGGGCGACGCGAATGGCGACATGCTTGGCCAGACCATCGCTGGCAACTGGGATGCCTTTGTCATCGCCTGGGCCCCTAGCTAA